Part of the Lycium ferocissimum isolate CSIRO_LF1 chromosome 6, AGI_CSIRO_Lferr_CH_V1, whole genome shotgun sequence genome, TTACACTTTACCACTCTTATACATACTGAAGTTAAACTCCAGAGATTTCACTTGAAATGAACTGGATTTTGGATCCTTCAAAGGAGGAGTCCATGAGATTAGGTATACAGGTTTCTTCAGCCATATATTTAACCTTACATTACCTATCTCAATTTCTAGTTCATGCACCTCCCTTAAAGTGTGTgatcatctcatctaaaagcttaagtaGTTAGAGAGAACACACTTTTAGTTACTTAATTATGTCCCAACACACCCCCTCATGCGCGggcttgattcttttttttttttttttttcatgagccAGGCACCTGATAATTCTTTTCGATAATGGTGACGATGAGAGACTTTAACCCACAACCTCTGCTTGCgctgataccatgttaaaattGTGACCATCTCATCTTAAAAGTTTCAGTTTTTAGAGAGATTAcgcttttaattaattatatcatacttCAACACAGACTTTTAGGCGGCATTACCTCAGTTGGATTATGAATTTTGGTGATAAATCTTGGACttatgaaatagaaaaaaattacctTGGTAATTCCTATTTGCAACATCTGGGTGAAAACAGAAGAGACACGGTAGTTTACTTTTAATTGATGTCTGTATCTATCAGAGGAAATAGAATTCTAGTTTAGCCATATTTGGGAACAAGGAAAGGCTTCTAGATGTAGCAGTAATATCACATGCTTGTAAAATTCAATTTGTGTGATTCAACATGAAACTTATGAAATGGaacttcccttttctttttatgcgcCTTCTAATTTCTATCTGGGCATTTACCTATCTGTTTTGTCTTTACAGGACGAGGCTAGAAAAGCTTTAGAAGGTGCTTTGGGAGGAAAGAAAAGTGAGTATGAGAAATGGGATAAAGAAATTAAACGAAGGGAGGAAGCAGGTGGCGGAGACAATTCTGGGGGAGGCGGTTGGTTTAATTGGCGTAGATGGTTTGATGGCTCCGACGATGGTCGTTTCTGGCAGGAAGCCCAACAAGCAAGCCTTGCTATTTTGGGTATTATTGTCATGGTGAGCAATTGTATAAGCTTCTAGCTTTAAAAGTGCAATTAATATGGTCGTTCCTCACTTCCACTTGTCTCTTATTCATCATTTGCATAAGCTTCTTCATACTCCCTCTAATCTATTTTACATGAACTCTCTCCTTTTTAGTCTCTTCCATAAAAGAATGATACCtctctatatttagaaacaattaaACTTTAAAGTTCCCCATTCTATCCTTAATGACATGATTATATAGTCGCATAAATCTCATGGAATGTTTAAGATAGGAAGCtctaaaaattcttttttacttATTAAACTCTATGCCTAGTCAAACACTAGAATGAATCGGTGGCGTAGGAGTTCCTTTTGTAGCTTTAAGATTTTGATTAATATGGTTATTCTGCACTTCCACTTGTTATATCAGTACTTTGTGTTGAAAATTGCAGTACTTAATAGTTACAAAAGGAGACATGATACTTGCTGTCATATTCAACCCTCTGCTGTTCACGCTGCGAGGAGCAAGGAACGGGTTTACCTTTGTAACATCACAGATTATGAGAAAGGTATATCCTGCTAGCGGAGACAACTTTAGTACCATTTCTCAGGAGGAAGTTCCTTCTCGTGTTTCTGCCAAAGACAGCGTCGCGAGAAAATGGGGAAGCGATTAATCACTTGTCACTAGCACGTGCTTTTCTTCTCGTATTCTAATATTGTTAGTGCTTTTTGGTTAGCTTGCTTTTTCATTCAGTGAGGAAGAGGAGATTTGAGAGATCCATAGgtgaaaattgattcattagtTTCGAGTTTATATGTCCTTAACATTTGAAAtggaaatatataaaa contains:
- the LOC132060524 gene encoding uncharacterized protein LOC132060524 codes for the protein MAQVLMSLRVSTAALPQHHHNSSLTRPAKKSFSSLQHKLQCNGRFTCLFSNNRKQDEARKALEGALGGKKSEYEKWDKEIKRREEAGGGDNSGGGGWFNWRRWFDGSDDGRFWQEAQQASLAILGIIVMYLIVTKGDMILAVIFNPLLFTLRGARNGFTFVTSQIMRKVYPASGDNFSTISQEEVPSRVSAKDSVARKWGSD